A portion of the Staphylococcus felis genome contains these proteins:
- a CDS encoding sodium-dependent transporter, translating to MSQRSQWKTSTGFILASAGSAIGLGAMWKFPYMAGLYGGGAFLLMFLIFTILIGLPLLVMEFTVGKVGRTYTTEIYEKLTGKKWLNIIGWNGNIAVFVLFGFYSVIGGWIVIYIGIVLMQLINVLPQGLSTIHFETIISNPIYTILGQFIFIGLTCVIVMLGVEKGLEKASKIMIPLLFIFLLVIVGKALTLDGAFEGVRYLLEPRISEITMESMLFALGQSFFALSLGTTGMITYASYAPKEMTIKSSALTIVVMNIFISILAGLAIFPALNAFGYEPQEGPGLLFKVLPLVFEKMQFGTFFYAVFLVLFLFAALTSSISLLELNVSNLTRNDNSKRLKVSLLISIAVLIISVPAMLSFGSLSELKFGAGTIFDNMDYLVSNILMPLGALATTLVVGQVLDKTILKRGFGADRFKLFYPWYILVKFVLPFVILLVFVLQLF from the coding sequence TTGTCACAGCGATCACAGTGGAAGACGTCAACTGGGTTTATTCTCGCTAGTGCTGGTTCTGCGATAGGGCTCGGAGCTATGTGGAAATTTCCCTATATGGCAGGATTATACGGCGGCGGTGCATTCTTATTAATGTTTTTAATCTTTACGATTTTAATAGGTTTGCCGCTATTAGTTATGGAATTTACAGTCGGCAAAGTTGGACGTACATATACTACAGAGATATACGAAAAGCTTACGGGAAAAAAATGGCTTAATATTATAGGATGGAATGGTAATATTGCCGTATTTGTTTTATTTGGTTTTTACAGTGTTATTGGTGGATGGATTGTGATATACATCGGTATCGTCTTGATGCAATTAATAAATGTATTGCCTCAAGGGCTGAGTACAATTCACTTTGAAACGATTATTAGTAATCCTATCTATACAATTCTCGGGCAATTTATTTTTATTGGCTTAACATGTGTTATTGTGATGCTAGGTGTTGAGAAAGGTTTGGAGAAAGCATCTAAAATTATGATTCCCTTGTTATTTATTTTCTTGTTAGTCATTGTCGGAAAAGCACTCACTTTGGACGGGGCTTTTGAAGGGGTTCGATATTTATTAGAGCCTAGAATTTCAGAAATAACAATGGAGTCGATGTTATTCGCATTAGGCCAATCATTTTTTGCTTTGTCATTAGGGACGACAGGTATGATTACCTATGCGAGCTATGCGCCAAAAGAAATGACAATCAAATCATCAGCGCTAACCATTGTCGTAATGAATATATTTATATCTATTTTAGCAGGGCTTGCGATATTCCCAGCACTTAATGCGTTTGGTTATGAACCACAAGAAGGGCCAGGGTTACTATTCAAAGTGTTGCCTTTAGTTTTTGAGAAGATGCAATTTGGAACGTTTTTTTATGCAGTATTTTTAGTTTTATTCTTGTTTGCTGCGCTAACGTCGTCTATCTCACTTCTTGAATTGAATGTGTCTAATTTAACGCGAAATGATAACTCAAAGCGATTAAAAGTGTCGCTGTTGATAAGTATTGCTGTTCTGATTATCAGTGTCCCAGCGATGTTGTCATTTGGCTCATTAAGTGAGTTAAAGTTTGGTGCAGGAACGATATTTGATAATATGGATTATTTAGTTTCTAATATTTTAATGCCTTTAGGTGCACTTGCGACTACATTAGTCGTCGGACAGGTTTTAGATAAAACGATCTTAAAGAGAGGTTTCGGTGCCGATCGGTTTAAGTTATTTTATCCATGGTATATTCTTGTGAAATTCGTATTACCCTTTGTTATATTACTTGTTTTTGTTTTACAATTATTCTAA
- a CDS encoding MFS transporter has translation MYEARLNKLFIIFNTSILSGIALFSPIIYIFLINLGYTFIEAGLYLSIFWGAAAISELPTGILADTIGQKRIVIYSCLMRAFGLILLVNESFFVLILSGILTGVAEAMLSGSLGSWYMNQLAEKKSVNLERVFSKVALFGSLFSLIIGFISAEFLFKMHTTLPIILSAVYFIGLSYLIYIILPERKVKSEVETLNDGVKKVESLWYENFKKLLLVFSGDKSLVLILIILVVPTILDIGPSNQWQVAFKSNITYLWVGISLIGMITNLIIPKIPKIFSGLKEIIVYIYA, from the coding sequence ATGTATGAAGCTAGGTTAAATAAATTGTTTATTATATTTAATACGTCGATTTTATCGGGTATTGCACTTTTTTCACCTATTATATATATCTTTTTAATTAACTTAGGTTATACTTTTATCGAAGCTGGACTGTATTTGTCTATTTTTTGGGGTGCGGCAGCTATCAGTGAATTACCTACTGGAATATTGGCGGATACCATAGGACAAAAAAGAATAGTTATATATAGTTGTTTAATGAGAGCATTTGGATTAATACTTCTAGTAAATGAAAGCTTTTTTGTATTAATTCTATCGGGTATTTTAACAGGGGTAGCCGAAGCTATGTTGTCGGGGAGTTTAGGGAGCTGGTACATGAACCAACTAGCAGAGAAAAAAAGTGTGAATTTAGAGCGTGTATTTTCTAAAGTAGCATTATTTGGTTCTTTATTCTCTTTAATAATAGGTTTCATTAGTGCTGAGTTTTTATTTAAAATGCATACTACTCTTCCGATAATATTAAGTGCTGTATACTTCATTGGGTTATCGTATTTGATATACATTATTTTACCAGAAAGAAAGGTTAAATCAGAGGTTGAAACCCTTAATGATGGAGTTAAGAAAGTAGAATCGTTATGGTATGAAAACTTTAAGAAACTTTTGTTGGTATTTAGTGGAGATAAATCTTTAGTATTGATATTAATTATATTAGTCGTACCTACTATTCTTGACATCGGTCCATCGAACCAATGGCAGGTCGCTTTTAAAAGTAACATCACCTATTTATGGGTAGGAATTTCATTGATTGGGATGATAACAAACCTAATTATTCCGAAAATTCCTAAAATTTTCAGTGGTCTTAAAGAAATCATTGTATATATATATGCATAG
- a CDS encoding DUF2087 domain-containing protein yields MNEIKARFMKNNRIHTIPRKEIDKKALMELITLEFERERIYSEKEINLILQSFYDDYALLRRYMIDYALLSRDKEGKGYQLTARNKGIKEDV; encoded by the coding sequence ATGAACGAAATTAAAGCAAGATTTATGAAAAATAATAGAATTCATACGATACCTAGAAAAGAGATAGATAAAAAAGCACTAATGGAGTTGATTACTTTAGAATTTGAAAGGGAAAGAATTTATAGTGAGAAAGAAATAAATTTAATATTACAGTCTTTTTATGATGATTATGCGTTATTGAGACGATATATGATAGACTATGCATTATTATCTAGAGATAAGGAAGGTAAGGGATACCAATTAACAGCCAGAAATAAAGGAATTAAAGAAGATGTATGA